In the genome of Aedes aegypti strain LVP_AGWG chromosome 2, AaegL5.0 Primary Assembly, whole genome shotgun sequence, the window aaattccaaaaaaacaattcgaaggaaattccaaagtaaattccgagaaaattcaacggaaattctgatgaaaattacgtaaaacaaACCAAAGGAAAATACcgtaaaaaattccaatcaaaacttctaaataaaattccgaaatcttcataggaaattccaaaggttattccaaaggaaattccgaggaaactctataacaaatttggaagtaaacttcaaacgaaatttcaaagagaattttgaaggaagtaataaaggaattccaatggaaattctgaagaaaatttgataagtagcctcaaagaaaactgcaaaggaattttaaaggatactcctaaggaaatttcgagggaaattccaaagttaattccgaaggaaactaaaaaaaatccaacggaaattccgaagaaaatttcaggggaaattctgacgaaaactgcgtagaaaattccaaaggaaattccaaaaaaaatccaaaggaaattccgaagaaaattccgtggaaaattccaaaggaaattccaaaaactccataggaaattccataaaaaaattcaaagcagattccgaatgaaattcaaaaaggaatttctaaggaaatttcgaagaaaaatcacagctccaaaagaaatttcaaaggaaacttcgatggaaactttcaaaatataagggaatcccgaaaaaaaaattaaaaaaaaacggaaagaaattctaaaataaattttgaagcacattccaaaggacattccgacgacaattctgaaaaatatccaaagcatattcagaagggaatttctaaggaaattccaaagaaaattccaaagcaaatcccgaagcaaattgcaatgaaaaaaggaagttaaaaggaaatttcgtagaaaatgtctaaggaattttctatggaatatccaaagcaaatttgtaaggaaattctcaagaaaactctgtagaaattcaaaagaaaattgtaaaggaaatttctaagaatattccgcgctaaatttcaaaggtccaaaagaaatcccaaatgaatttccgaagaaagctccaaggaaaatttcgaaggaaattccaatgcttcgaaagaaattccaaataatatttcgaatacaattcaGAAGGAAGCACCAAAGACACAGGAAATTCCAAAAcaaattctagaagaaattcggaatgaaactccaaagaaaattccaaagcaaatttcgaaggaaactcataaagaaactccgaagtaaatttcgaagaaaattccaatgaaaagttcagaatgaaattccgaaggacacttcatttcgaaggaaataccacagaaaactcaaaagggcacacagtgcttcgaacgtatggcacttggggacaaaagtcaTAACGGCATGTTTTATGCGGTTTTGCCCTACGATGTTGAGGAGGATCtcgttatacacaaaaaaaaactcattattggcataaATGACACATATTACATCAGTAATGGCATGAGTGGCTTATACGTCAACTTTTACATTTGACACAATAGAACAGTGCTCGCTTGTAAGAaacgttcaaaattaaaatgcatgaaaaagtaCTTGAGTCGTTTGCATGAACGATGTTTGTGACATGCGTAACCATAAAAGTGTCTCAATAaccaactttttataaaaatattgaagtacGGATTATTATATTCCCGTAatgaaatccaataaaaaaggttgaataaagtttctttttattAGCAACACAATTCATTTACGAGCTATTAATCAACCGAGAACTGAATTATAGCtacaaaagaaaattgaaatgtcgTTTGACCAGagggttttattttcttttatcaTTTTCAACAGAACGTCGCAATGGTTCGGTCAGCAAACTTTCATCCGATTTTTCTGCttccgaaaatgtttgtttgtacaTGCTGTCCTGAACTTCCATCAAAGCCCCACTTGCAAACCAGTTTTACAGCAGTAAAAGCTTCCAACGAGATATCCTTCATGATACTGGATACAGCACAATTCATGAGCTGTTGTAGATCGACTGTAGCAGCTGTTTCTGATGCAGAAATCggtttcggattttttttttttgtttctcttgctTTAGCGCATAAAAGCTAGGAAGCAAGTTCGGATGTAATTCGTTCAAAGTGGTTCGAAGAAAATTGTACTTTCGTTCCGACAGATCTAAACCAATGTTCAAAGCTAATGCCTGTGCTACAGCTATGACCTGTACTTGATCCCCACTCGAAGAATTTGATAAATTGCCAGCGAATGCGAGCTCTTCATTGATAAGATCTGCAACACGTCCCTTTTTAGTGTTTTTTGAACATTCATTGAATGATTTGTGAGGCTCCATGCAAGCCTTTGCAGCCGAGCTGGGAATATCTGCATCGTCAGTTTCCTGATTGCGCGGGAGCTGAACTGGTTTTGCTAACCAGTCGGAGTTTTGCTTCCCGAAAATGTTGCATGATCTTCCACATTTAGCCcacttttggtttatttttcaacaatgaaatttgcaaaacgtctttagctcgttctcaaatatcttggagaaagaatcagtgcCATAACATCTGTACATGAAATTCAGAACATGATTTTTCCGGTTGGGTGGAGCGGCAGAAAACTACTGCTCGAAACAATCTTAATTGATGGTTGTGGCAGCATATCCTAAAAATCATAAGATGACATACAATTGGCAAACATATGCAGCTGGAATCACttccagaatttaaaaaatacttcaaattttatttttaagtggatttcagaaaggtactttgaggtacttttttgtatgggcaAAAAGCAGataattgttttaattttcttctgtattaaAAAGCATGTAGCTCAAAAGCATCTTTTTCAACGATTGTTCAAATATATTACAGAAAATTGAATGGAATGACTCCTACTTACTTGTTTCAATACGGTTTATAacgattttcattttgaaaatataataaggATGGGAATGAAGCGAATTGTAGAGGGACTGGATTGACCCGAAAACAATGAATAATATAGAACGATGAAACAACTTGTCAACACGTGGTGtttcggtttgttttgaaaactgcacgaattttctaataTCTGTATTACAcgctcaaaacatatgttaacatcatggcctacttgattctgtcgaatatgaaagttgatttttcgacttttgtccaagggacgaagcactgtggggcacttctaaagataccgaagaaaattccacaggatattccgaagcaaattcaggataaatttccaattttgatgaaaattccgtagaaaatttcaaaggaaatttcgtagaaaagtccaataaaaaattttaaaaggaatttcgaaggaaattccgattaaaattccaaaggaaactccaaagaaaattccgttgaaaactccaacgaaaaaatccatatgaaattccgacgaaatttctataaggaactttgttacatctttgaagaataaacgagaactgactgttaaaactggaattgcctacgttgtcacaaccgaatcgcgtgtactatagcaagcagaaggcaacgtacttttgtttcgggaatgaaggagcccaaggctgagaatctcttttgaaaatataaactaaacacttttgttgcccttcatcgtcgcccatcaaactattgtcataatttgaatacgtcaaaaattatttcattccctttttatctgtattttgattatggcagttagagttgtgcttcactgaattcactgattattgttattggaaagttttattttaactattcaaaagaaaaccttaatgaaaatatcttaacgaagagttgcatgccaatgaagaatcatgattcaaaactatacaaacaaagttgatttgttagatctgttgagaatattttttttaaatttacaaattaaatgatcacccttatgcaaaactgaggacaatagttccaatgaaatatcacttattatatgttaacagtggcctacgatgacataggagatgttaaattactcttgtatttattattccattcaaattctcaatttttttcaaaggaccaccgtaatggaatataagtgagccttcccaatgaaatatcacgaatctaatgaaggaaatggcctacgatgatggaagaggtgataaaatactattgtttttttttatgatttttcgacagaaaggcccaccgtaatggaaaataagtaaaccaccctaataaaataccacatattaaatgtagaaaatggctaacgataatgtgagagatgttccaatactattgtcttcaatattcaattaaaattctaaccaccctaatggaaagtaaatgaaccaccctaatgaaatatcacatataatatgctttcagtggccaacaatgatataggatatgtttcaatactattgccttgaatttctcagcaattgaattcaaaccgctcaaaaggtcgattttttctaaaaaaaaaatccaaataacaccagatcttgacgtttcatgcatttctaagacatctgacatcaaaaaaaaaattcgatttcggaaatttttcATGGGTCTAAAaaaccaaactttgaccgctttgggggtccacttaatgaagtccgattgagatcaaattttgcatggggacttttttcgaggagacaaaacttttgagcactaccatttttagaaattcgatggcaaaatttttcccatacattccattggcaccctactGTACATCTATTTACACAAATACATTTGTTTGgaggaatattggctttttaatagaacgaaaaatgacttgttcaactcattagtaaaacaatcttgacaagtcgaCAGAGACTCTTTGTAAGCGTTTAAGAAGTGTTcattctactattattcattgCAATGAAAACAGTTaaacattgacttaaattcgGATCTGAATAGCATCTTCTCagctttttgtatttttttttttttggcaattgctaaagtatagttacTGTCTGTACCGTATAAAAGCTTTAGCTAAAGTGTATTTAATGCATGAAGGAAACCATCATTTtgagatcaaaaatagaaacacaaaaatatttgaTCGTTGGGTGTCTGCGTTGCTTTTGTCTGTCTTTGTTTTGAGTATGATTCATATGTGTATTTTGCTTAAATCCTTtgtcgggattcgaacctaaaTTAATTGAGAGATGATTATGATGACTCGCCGCGCCTATCCTCCGAACCATGAATGATGCATGTCTTGGCCAGGCAAATTGTGCAACTTCAAGCAGCGCCATTTCGTTGCTAGTTGTAAATATTGTCGATTTCACTACAAGTTGGACCGTCACAAATGTGTAAGCTCCTTCAAAGTGTGATAGCAGCTCAGGATTACATCGAATCATGATGATGTTTTGATGCAATTATTCCTTGTGGTTCTAGGAACAAGTGCATCAAATAAGTTGAGATGATCCGTTGCAAGCGTGCACTTCATCACACTTTTTCTGCACTCTTCAAATTTTGCAATAGTCCACCCCAAGTGAAGTGCGCAATAAGTTGGTGGACACGACTGTTGCACTTACATGTTTACCGCGGCTGtcgatttttttgctgttgagattttgttttgttttcattgtgtgTGGCTAAAACAGTTGCACATTTGCACGCTTTAtctatcgttttagcatctcgCTACATTGAGTAATTGATAGGCGTGTGGTGAACGCTCGGGCCTATCAATCGtaaggtttttggttcaatcccaggttgttgacattttttttgttttcaaattctggtcaAACCTACGAATTTCAACCAGATTTCTTGTGCCGAGATTTCATAAGGGATATTTAGGTATTTATATAGTCTATTTGCCTGAGTGAGGGAAGGATTGACAATAAATACAGCATTATTGAAGTCTTCCTGTTTTTGTTGCTATGAAGCATTGAGAAAGACGATGCAATGAAGCATTGCGCGGTGACCTTATATCACCCATTAATGCACATTTAATTGCTACAATAAAGCAATGctacattgcattcataaaataggattaaagcattattgcacgcatattgtagaataaaagcaatgatgcattgaactcgttgaattaaagttaaaatatggtaataccttaatgcttgtggttacttggatAGGAATAAATTTGTTTCTAGTTTTAGCACTCATTGAACACTTCTACAGTTACCTATATCTGAGAGTATTGTTTGCCAATcgattattttcatattttatatcgAGTAGCACTTGCCTTGCGAAGGCAAACTATTATCCAACCAGATGGATCATCGCGAGGACTTATACTTGTTCTTACCAGTCTCCCCATCGTCTGACTTAAGAGAAGTGGTAGAAGGTGTTCTacatagagactgttatgcttttatttttcaatatgggacagcactagtttgaaatttttttgcaatgttttCGAACAAACTTCTTAATTTTATGTGCGCACATGGATGTATACATAAAATAAATGTGAGCTACTGTTTTTggaaatcaatatgggacatagcactaatcctcaagagcactaatcctcaagagcacatAGGTGAATACTATAACCGATTGAGTGAATTGCTTGATTTTCTTATaataattcccatacaaactgcGAAGGGCTTTTACAGTTACAGTTtttatccaaatgagctcaattTTTGGGAGGACagaggtatttgggaaggcccaagcaagacggtttgttttcggaacgccaagaagttttgctgtcagtgtcagttttgtgttcagtcgagaatggattaccaactggtgagttcgtttcatgcttatgataacacattttttcttgaaagcgtaacttttatgtaatattaaaacaaactttgtatggttcgtcactataagtgtcggcattatgctattttcttatacaatttcaatatacatatatttttctctttttgacattaaaaattatcttttgaattgttcgacattgtgaatgttgacgtattttttaaaacttctaccatatcgagacaaaatgcacagtaatactcatatgtcattttcaaacaaactatgtatggtttgtcactacaagtgtcggcattattcctgtttcatataatttaaaatatgtacatgtaattttcagttttcgtcattaataaaaacgtcttttgaattgttcgacattatagatgttgacgtattttttaaagcttctaccaaaaacttctcgagataaaaatacaaaactagctttaaatataagtcgtatatttcccccttgtccatggatcgcatcaccgaccagaggtgactcccagatcttttcctccctcactaataaacacccttcccgtggtgattgtggagatgcagaggtattctcggtctctagaagcaacaatcattacaccctaacattccttccccatcccaactgactgtaaggacttggccggcgccgttattgatcaataatattagatctgttaaaattgcacttcgagagtaagcggaaactcccatcccttattcatttggatcgtagtgcaattcttaccagttccgatcaatcacggagtagcaaccattgacatgtacagtcagtctatgctatgctatgctatgctatgctaaatgAGCTCAatttttgggaggacactccgaattcgatctagaatcgaatgagcggtatGAAGtaaaaacgatattttgaacGGCACTAATACTTagtttaaccctctctttcccatggtagcacaggtgatccgCCGATTTTCGTCGAACGCTAGCTAAACCGCATTGGTACGATGAGCTCAATaatgattggaataaatttatgcgctcatttgtctcatcaaacatcgaaataagtgacctacgggtcaaactattgaaaaacaatcaattctttttaagtgattttgaataatttagcttatttgcaacaacttttgttcaagcactttttttAGTAACGCCATTTTGACAGTTAAATTGtcgaacaaagctgtgggaaagaaagggttaaattTCATTAATTCTTATATATAGGCCTACCCAATACCGAATCAGTCTAATGTGCAAACCTTTTAGAGTAAATATTTTACGCCCCAGCCAACAGTACACGGTGCAAAATATTTCTGGGACTGAGAACCCAACAATCAGTACAACATGAAAAGTACCTTTCCATTGTCAAACAGATGTTTGTCCTTCAATCCAATTTGGGTCATATATTTGACCCCTTGTAGTACAGGCTATGTTAAGTAgggaaaataattgaatgtctGACATTTTTGTTGTGATTACTGAAAACTCAAAATTCTATTTTCAAATGCAACAAGCATATAATTGTGATACAGAACAATGGTAAGTATAGTAGCTGCAGTTTGATTTGATTTAAAAGCATTTTTCTAAATAGAACATATCACATACAAAGTGAATGCACAGTCATGACAAACATgcttacaagggaaggtcacgatggtgttacacggggttttcaaccggactatttttgttagattctacatgtcgaaatatgaaaaactccaaagcctttcgggtgatggaccagtggtgtagccaggaggggctctgaaaggggaaattttgtacgtatactatattattaagctaattggaaatttgacaaaaatatttttttggtgtctattgtgatggtagagaacagaattgacactaatgtatgtttaaaatgtattttacatgccataggcgcaatcgggatgggtttagtattggtatactattataataaaaccaaatttgttttggtgtccatattacatgttagttacgccaatgtcatggaaaatacattttaaacatacactaatgtcaattctgttctctaccttcacaatagatactaaaaaaatatttttgtcaaatttccaattagctcgATAATATAGTATACGtgcaaaattgcccctttcagcgCCCCTCTTgactacaccactggtccatcacccgaaaggctttggggtttttcatctttcgacatgtagaatctaacaaaaatactccggttgaaaaccccgtgtaacaccatcgtgaccttcccttgttagacCACTGCACtaaattctgaaaataaatgATCTAAAGATTAGAAAGCGATACAATGTAATGCCACTTCATATGGTTTACATGACATAATTTGTGGTTCTTCCGCAGCGCGAGGTCATATCTATCCACATCGGGCAGGCCGGTTGCCAGATTGGGAACGCCTGCTGGCCATTGTTCGCGCTTGAGCATGGCGTCGGGGCCGACGGCAAGATTGGCTCGCGGGCCCAAGCTGACGACACTATGCACACGTTTTTCCACGACACCCGATCGGGTCGGGTCGTGCCACGCAATATGTTTCTAGATCTGGAAGAATCGGTGATAGACGACATCAAAAAGGGACCCTATCGAGACCTCTATCACCCACTGTACATGATCAGTGGTAAAGAGGACGCGGCCAATAACTACGCTCGAGGACACTACACAGTTGGTCGTCAGAACCTCGAACCTGTTACGAATGCTATACAAAAGCTTGCGGAGCAATGCGATGGACTGCAGGGATTCTTGATCTACCGTTCGTTCGGTGGAGGCACCGGGTCAGGATTTTCGTCCTTGCTGATGCATCAAATTGCTATGGACTTTGGCAAAATATCAAAGCTGGAATTCTCCGTATATCCTGCTCCTATGATTTCAACATCCGTCGTCGAGCCTTACAACACTGTGCTGACCACGCATACCTCCATGGAATCTTCCGATTGTTGCTTCATGATGGACAATGAAGCCACGTACGAGATATGCTCCAAAAACCTTCAAATTGGTAGACCGGACTATCGGCATTTGAACGGACTGGTCGCTCAAATTGTATCATCCGTGACCGCCTCGCTGCGCTTCAAGGGAACGATGAACGTGGATTTGAACGAGTTCCAAACTAATTTGGTTCCCTATCCTAGGGTACATTTCCCTCTGGTGTCGTATGCTCCTCTTTTATCAGCCTCAAAAGCCCAACACGAACTCTCCTCCGTAGCCGAGATAACCAACGCGGCATTCAGCCCCCAGAACACGATGGTTAAGTGCGATCCCAGAAGTG includes:
- the LOC110676106 gene encoding tubulin alpha-8 chain-like, coding for MREVISIHIGQAGCQIGNACWPLFALEHGVGADGKIGSRAQADDTMHTFFHDTRSGRVVPRNMFLDLEESVIDDIKKGPYRDLYHPLYMISGKEDAANNYARGHYTVGRQNLEPVTNAIQKLAEQCDGLQGFLIYRSFGGGTGSGFSSLLMHQIAMDFGKISKLEFSVYPAPMISTSVVEPYNTVLTTHTSMESSDCCFMMDNEATYEICSKNLQIGRPDYRHLNGLVAQIVSSVTASLRFKGTMNVDLNEFQTNLVPYPRVHFPLVSYAPLLSASKAQHELSSVAEITNAAFSPQNTMVKCDPRSGKYMACCLLYRGDVVPNDINNAITAIKNKRNIIFVDWCPTGFKIGVNQQSPDILPGGDLAKPKRAVCLLSNSTAIAGAWERMNYKFDLMYRKRAFVHWYVGEGMEEGEFSEAREDLAALEQDYIEVSCDRAAEGEDYGDDEY